GGGGATCTGGGTCCCTGGTGTCTGCTGTATCTCTCTTGTATTTATCCACCTCAAAGTAGAAGTCCAATTTGCCTTGGGACTTGAGCCCTCTTTTCCCCCTGGTCATCATGTTGGGGTTGGAGATATGCTTGTGGAGACTCTGTTGTGCCCGGTGTCAGCTTTTCGAAGCTTCGTATGTGCCAGAGCTCTGAGCTTATGCGGCAATCTTCACTCGTGGCCAAGCCACGCCCCAGATTACACTACTTTTGAATCACTTACTTTTATTATCATTACAGTCACACAGAGAAAGCTTCATCCCaacatctcctttttttttttttttgtcagtctaTTTAATGTCTCCTTCACATCCTTCCATAGGTGCCATCTTTTACGTAAACCAGGGAAGGATCCCAGCTCAGTACAATCTTCTCTCCCCATCTCtgtactacaggtccttctaaaaaaattagcatattgtgataaagttcattattttctgtaatgtactgataaacattagactttcatatattttagattcattacacacaactgaagtagttcaagccttttattattttaatattgatgattttggcatatttcatccgaccaataaaagaaaagtgtttttaatacaaaaaaagtcaaccttcaaataattatgttcagttctgccctcaatacttggtcgggaatccttttgcagaaatgactgcttcaatgcggcgtggcatggaggcaatcagcctgtggcactgctgaggtgttatggaggcccaggatgcttcgatagtggccttaagctcatccagagtgttgggtcttgcgtctctcaactttctcttcccaatatcccacagattctctatggggttcaggtcagaagagttggcaggccaattgagcccagtaataccatggtcagtaaaccatttaccagtggtgttggcactgtgagcaggtgccaggtcgtgctgaaaaatgaaatcttcatctccataaagcttttcagcagatggaagcatgaagtgctccaaaatctcctgatagctagctgcattgaccctgcccttgataaaacacagtggaccaacaccagcagctgacatggcaccccagaccatcactgactgtggggactggacactggacttcaggcattttggcatttccctctccccagtcttcctccagactctggcaccttgatttccgaatgacatgcaaaatttgctttcatccaaaaaacgtactttggaccactgagcaacagtccagtgctgattctctgtagcccaggtcaggcgcttctgccgctgtttctggggaatgcggcacctgtagcccatttcctgcacacgcctgtacacggtggctctggatgttgatactccagactcagtccactgcttccgcaggtcccccaaggtctggaatcggtccttctccacaatcttcctcagggtccagtcacctcttctcgttgtgcagcgttttctgccacactttttccttcccacagacttcccactgaggggccttgatacagcgctctgggaacagcctattccttcagacatgtctttctgtggctttctcctcttgcttgaggtgtcaatgatggccttctggatagcagtcaggtcggcagtcttacccatgattgcggttttgagtaatgaaccaggctgggagtttttaaaagcctcaggaatcttttgcaggtgtttagagttaattagttgattcagatgattaggttaatagctcgtttagagaaccttttcatgatatgctaatttttttagataggaattttgggttttcatgagctgtatgccaaaatcatcaatattaaaacaataaaaggcttgaactacttcagttgtgtgtaatgaatctaaaatatatgaaattctaatgtttatcagtacattacagaaaataattaactttatcacaatatgataattcttttagaaggacctgtatattagaaTTAGAATTACAAACATTCGGCCCAATCACCTTCACTTTATTCTTCTCTTCCTTGTTGCTGCCTCACAACCTGGTTTCTTACAGCATCCCATTCATCCAGAGAAATACCAGATTCCAGAAAAAAACTTCTCAGCTCTGACTCCTGGGAAGCATTCGATGCAGTATCCTAGATGTTCTGAAAGGCTTCGGGGAAATtcttttttatgattgtattttacccattttgggctaaaaattatttttccaattaatctttattaaaaatattgggtCGTACTGTCCCAAAAGGTTAACTTTGTCTAGCTGTGAGAATCGTACTTTCACTTTATGCCGCTTATCTAATAAACCTTTTCTCTaatttactaaaaggtcataaacacttgttATATAACGATACTCCAGGACGTGATCCCAATCTGGGTGATAATTTTTAGACgtactttttttttgttctctCCTCACGTAGTAAAAGGGATGAAAAGTGTGAAGGGATAAAGGATGGGGTTAATAATTATGTACAATAATTATGAATTTTATTCTTGTGTATGGTAATATTATGAAAAATATAGATTATTAAAAAAggccataaacacttatttaaaccatATTCTTATAAGTAAGGTAGGAATTGAGCTATGAGTGTTTTTAAGGTCAGAGATGGTCAGAGAAGATGACtgagtgaaaattcagatcctgtttctaaagaatctcaaggctgtacagagaaaagggctcaacatttttaataaacactTCACTTACCCTCTGTAATTTAGGCCATACTGTTGTTTAATTCTTACACACGTTACAGACAGATGCACAGACAAGTATAACTGTAAATGGACTTAACACCCACCCTCTGCCCCTTCACTGTGGAATCTGACATGGTTTTCCCCTCTCTCCTTCTATGGCTCATCCAATCAGATGCTAGCATATGTGTTATCAAATTTGGCACTTGGCAAATATGTCTCTCTGTGGTTGCCAATGAGTCTCTGTCCTCTCCAACCCCACACGAACAAGTTGTCCCATATGCATCTCACTTATTTAGACGTTATACATTTAAAGGGGATCTGTGCGCTCCAAAACGCCCCCAAACTAGATGAAacggtgtatagtgtaagtggtgCTGAGTCCAgtaatgtaatttttatctttataCTCACTTGCATCCGATGCTGTGCTcctacaaaccagcagtaaaatgtctTGAGCTCATGTACATTATGGAGAGGACTCCAAGAGGAGTCCCATTAATGCTTTATACTGCTGGTTTGTGGACACAGCAGCCCTTACACTATTTACCACTAACTCTAGTTTGTAAGGTGATAGGCCATATCTCAGCTTGTATCCAGGCGCAAGAAGGACTTCtctttcctgctggatccacttcttaaTTTGGCTCAAAAACTGCATGTCTGTTTCAGGCCTAAGAGGAATGTTATAattttgtggtttgaaaaaaactcaCTATCTATTTTTAATCCTAACAGGAAATCCCAATAAGAACTCTGAGGGAACCATGAAGTTACCACAAGTACAAAATGTAGCTCTCATACCACACTCTTCAAGAGAAAACGTCATCACCCTGCTTGTATATCCCGGACTTCTGATTACAGATCTAGCACGTAAACCAAGTAGTCATGGAGAATCTCCAGATAAATCACAAATTGTTACCACAAGTACACCACAATCACATCTTGGAACATGTATGAAAACTCAGGCAGAACTGAAGAGATTTCCCTGTTCACATTGCGGTAAATGTTTTACAAATAATTCAGGTCTtattatacatgagagaattcacacaggagagaagccatttccatgttcagaatgtgggaaatgttttacaaataaatcggatcttgttaaacatcagaaatgtcacacaggagagaagccatacccatgttcagaatgtgggaaatgttttattaggAAAGCCAAACTAAGGGAACATCAGAGAGTTCACACGGGAGTGAGACcgtattcatgttctgaatgtggcaaATCCTTTAAAtgtaaatcaagtcttgttatacACCAGACagtccacacaggagagaagccatattcatgttcaatatgtgggaaatgttttatggaTAAATCACATCTTATTCAACACAATATaacccacacaggagagaagctgtttccatgttcagaatgtgggaaattttTTATTAGGAAAGACAAACTTATTGAACATCAGAGAGTTCACACGGGAGTGaggccatattcatgttctgaatgtggcaaATCCTTTACAtgtaaatcaagtcttgttatacACCAGGCagtccacacaggagagaagccgtattcatgttcagaatgtgggaaatgttttaaacagaaatcagaacttgttaaacatcagaaagttcacacaggagagaagccgtatccatgttcagaatgtgggaaatgttttattagtAACACCAAACTTAGGGAACATCAGAGAGTTCACACGGGAGTGAGGCCgtattcgtgttcagaatgtgggaaatcctTTAGATTTAAATCAAGTCTTCTTATACACCAGGCAGTCCACACAGGAGTGaggccatattcatgttctgaatgtggcaaATCCTTTAGAtgtaaatcaagtcttgttatacACCAGGCagtccacacaggagagaagccgtattcatgttcagaatgtgggaaatgttttacacagaaatcagatcttgttaaacatcagaaaggtcacacaggagagaagccgtatccatgttcagaatgtgggaaatgttttattagtAACACCAAACTGAGGGAACATCAGAAAGTTCACACGGGAGTgaggccgtattcatgttcagtatgtgggaaatcttttaccactaaatcatatcttgttaaacatcagagacgtcacacaggagagaagccgtatccatgttcagaatgtgggaaatgttatatTGGTAAAGGAGAACTGAGGAAACATCAGAGAGTTCACACGGGAGTGAGgcgatattcatgttcagaatgtgggaaatcttttacaTGGAAATCAAAACTTGTTATGCATCAGAAAGTTCACACGGGAGTgaggccgtattcatgttcagtatGTGGGAAATCCTTTACATGTAAATCACATCTTATTAGACATGACAGAactcatacaggggagaagctattttcatgttctgaatgtgacaAATCCTTTATgtataaatcaagtcttgttatacACCAGAGATATCACActggagagaagccgtattcatgttctgaatgtgggaaatcttttattAGTAATACCAGTCTCAGGAATCATCGTAGAAGTCACAGAGGAAAGAAACCATCCTGATCTTCTATATGTGAAAAATGTTTCATAAGGAAATCAAAATTTAAAACTCATCAGAAGAGAAAATAAATTCCTGTGTGTAATGTCTGCAAAAGCAGATGTATAACTAGACATTAAATGGGTTtattgcatttattatgtaggcaaagtgaatacaaggctcttactaatgtttTTTGATTGTCCATCTTGCCTCCTTTTCTGTCTTGATTGATTTTTCCATCGTATGCACCTGCAGCTCATTTCCTGAGGTTACAGCCACTGCTGTGCTGCAGCAGAGATACAAGGCGGCTGGAAGCTGCTGCGCATGTGTGCCTATGCACCGTAccaaccaccagagaggccgaaggtttttcctatactgtgccaGATTGCAGTAGTGGCCATCCCTGAATGTGTGTGGTGTGTAATGCAATGAAAATTTGAATTACGATAGCTaaggaggcaatgtggacaatcacaacacattagtaagtgccttgtaaaaaCTTTTGTCTACGTGGTAAATACCATTTCctaaaagtgagacaacccctttaaaccaccaATAAGAGGGTTTATTTTTGGATGAAATAAGCCTGGATTTGCCAAACACTCAGATTATATTTACCTGAATCTGGGATCCATGGAAGAAAAGAGGAGCAGAGAAGATGAAGTCCCCATGGACTTTGCTTCTCTTACTGTATTCATACTGTATTCAGGACTCCGCATGGAGACTTTTATGTAACATGTGGACATATCGATATTTGATCTTCattaatactgtatataatgataaAGGTGATGGAAATACGATAAAAATACGTTTAATGGAGGTCAGGATTTGGAATGACCTACTATTACTATCATCAGTGGTCTCCGAACTATATACTGATGAACTGAGCGTACCTTATTTTGaaagttaaaacataacttttattttttctgtcaataaaataaatgagacaCTAAATATGGTTTGTAGCTATTTTTTACTGTGCTTTCCAGAGGGGAAGCAAACGGGTACTGCACAAAATTAATTGTCCTTTTCCA
The genomic region above belongs to Bufo gargarizans isolate SCDJY-AF-19 chromosome 4, ASM1485885v1, whole genome shotgun sequence and contains:
- the LOC122933834 gene encoding gastrula zinc finger protein XlCGF57.1-like produces the protein MKLPQVQNVALIPHSSRENVITLLVYPGLLITDLARKPSSHGESPDKSQIVTTSTPQSHLGTCMKTQAELKRFPCSHCGKCFTNNSGLIIHERIHTGEKPFPCSECGKCFTNKSDLVKHQKCHTGEKPYPCSECGKCFIRKAKLREHQRVHTGVRPYSCSECGKSFKCKSSLVIHQTVHTGEKPYSCSICGKCFMDKSHLIQHNITHTGEKLFPCSECGKFFIRKDKLIEHQRVHTGVRPYSCSECGKSFTCKSSLVIHQAVHTGEKPYSCSECGKCFKQKSELVKHQKVHTGEKPYPCSECGKCFISNTKLREHQRVHTGVRPYSCSECGKSFRFKSSLLIHQAVHTGVRPYSCSECGKSFRCKSSLVIHQAVHTGEKPYSCSECGKCFTQKSDLVKHQKGHTGEKPYPCSECGKCFISNTKLREHQKVHTGVRPYSCSVCGKSFTTKSYLVKHQRRHTGEKPYPCSECGKCYIGKGELRKHQRVHTGVRRYSCSECGKSFTWKSKLVMHQKVHTGVRPYSCSVCGKSFTCKSHLIRHDRTHTGEKLFSCSECDKSFMYKSSLVIHQRYHTGEKPYSCSECGKSFISNTSLRNHRRSHRGKKPS